The genomic segment CGTTGGATAGCAGAAACTCTTTCTGCTTCAAATAATTGATAATGTCAGGCGCGTCCATGATATTGACTGTCTGAACCTCGTTCTTAAGCCCCTTGGAGCCCGCAATGACTCTCGCGTTGGCGAAGATCGAATTCCGGATCAATTCGTCTAAATTCAAACTAATCGCCCCTTATTGATGATTGTGTTATATAAAGTAACACAAAAAAGACTGCTATTAACGAGTGGATTAGATGTTTCGTACATATATTCAAATGATTATCGTATGATTCGTACCATGACTTTTTCTTTTCCTATCGATATGATGTGAAGGTAAGATGATTATGTTATTTATAATGACATATGCGGGGTGGGCGCGTGAAACAAGACCGAATCAACGGGATCCGGATCGGCGAAGAATTATTCGATATAACCTTAGATGCGGAAAGCGGAACGATTGCTTCACTCACCTTGGCGAACGGCTCTTCCTATGAAAAGAGCGAATCGGCAATGGATGCGAACGGACTGATGTACTTGCCGACGCTGAAGGATTGGCACCTGCATCTCGACAAGCACTTTCTGGGGGAACCTTGGAAGCCGCTGCAGCCTTTCCTTGATCTCCCCGACCAGCTCCGATTCGAAAAGTCGCTTCTTCATGCGCTTCCGACGACTGCCGCGGAAAGAGCGCGCAGGCTGCTGAACAGGCTGTTGGAAATGGGAACGACCTCGATCAGAACGCATGTCGATGTGGATCCGGAGATCGGGCTAAGGCATCTGGAGGATGTTCTTCAAATAAGGGAAGAGTTCCGTGGGATTTTCGACATCGAGGTTGTCGCCTTTCCTCAGCAAGGTCTGCTTAGGTCCAATTCCCTTAGCGTTATGAGGGAAGCGATGCGATCGGGCGCTGACCTCATCGGTGGAGTCGACCCGGCCGGCTTGGACAGAGAGGTCGACATCAGTCTGGAGGCGATGTTCGAGCTGTCTGCGGAATACGACGCGGGGGTCGATCTGCATCTTCATGACCCTGGACATCTCGGCCTCTATACGATCGAGCGCTTCATTGACCTCACCGTAGCGTCGGGCAAACGAGGCCGCACGGCGGTCAGTCACGCTTATTGCCTCGGGCAAGTTGGCGAGGCGGAATCTCTCGAGATCGCTCACAAGCTGAGAGAAGCCGACGTCGCGATCATCACGAGCGTTCCGATCGATTCTTCCATGCCCAGAGTGGATCAACTCCTTCAGGCGGGCGTGAGGGTCGGCGTGGGCTGCGACAATATCCTTGACGCCTGGAGCCCGTTCGGCAACGGAGATTTGCTAGCCCGAGGGAGCAGGCTCGCCGAGAAGCTAAGATGGCGGACGAATCAAGAGCTGCTGCTCGCCTACCCCCTTATCACGGCCGCTCCGCTGCGTCCGAGAGTCGGAGATCGCGCTGATTTTATGCTTGTCGACGCCATGAATCCGATGCACGCGTTATCCTCCGCGCCCAAGCGGGAAGCGGTCTTCGCGGGAGGAAAGCTGGTCGGAGGAAGCTGGCATCAGGATGGCGCCATTCCGCTGCCGAGGGCGCAGGTCGGATCGTGAAGGAGGGGAGAATATGCGGCGAGCCATGCTGCGCTCGGAATGGATGAAGCTGAAGCGCCACTGGATTTTGGCACTGATGATCGTGCCGGGGATGGGCTATCTCGTTCTGAACAATTATCTGCCTATGGTCGGAGTGATCATCGCGTTCAAAAATATCGACTATTCCTACAACGGCCTGCTGGGCAAAATCATTCACAGCGAATGGATCGGCTTCAGCAATTTCGAATACTTGTTCCAATCCTCCGATGCCTGGACCATTACTCGCAATACGATTTTGTACAACGGAACGTTTATCGTGCTGACGACGATTGTTGCCGTTGCGCTTGCCATCCTGCTGAACGAAGTGCGCCACCGCTTCTTTTCCAGACTGTACCAGAGCGTCATCCTGCTTCCTTATTTGCTCTCGATGGTCGTTGTCAGCTACTTCGTTTTGGCGATGCTGAACGAACAGAACGGGTTCATCAACAAGCAGGCCCTTAGCCAGCTTGGCATGGAGCCGATCTCCTGGTATACGGAAGCCAAGTATTGGCCTTATATTCTGACGTTCGTTCATTTATGGAAAACGGCCGGGTACCTGTGCATTGTCTATCTTGCTTCGATCGTGGGGATCGATGCCGAGTATTACGAGGCGGCAACCGTTGACGGAGCGAGCCGGATCCACCAGATTCGAATGATCACCGTTCCGCTGCTGAAGCCCACGATCGTCGTCATGATGCTCCTCGCCGTGGGACAGATTTTTTACGCAGACTTTGGTCTATTCTATCAGGTTCCGCTCAATTCCGGCGCCATTCAGCCGACGACGGACGTCATCGATACATACGTCTACCGCGGCCTGATGAAGTTCGGAGACATCGGAATGTCGTCTGCGGCAGGCCTCTATCAATCGACGGTCGGGTTCGTCCTCGTTCTGCTCACCAATTACATGGTGCGCCGCAGAAACCGCGAACTGGCGCTGTTCTAGGAGGGGAGACATCCATGAAGCCCAGCCTGTCGTCTCAAGCGATCTCGCACGCGCTGATCGGAGCAGCCGCTCTTGTTTGCTTTCTTCCCTTCCTGTTGCTTGTCTCCGCGTCCTTCACGGACGAAGGCTCCATCATTCGGCACGGCTATTCGTTTCTGCCGAGAGCCTTCAGCTTGGATGCCTATGCCTACCTGCTGGACCAATCCGCGACGATCGTCCGGGCTTACGGGATCTCCGCGCTGGTGACCGCGGCCGGCACGGCGATCGGTCTCGCAATCTCCACGCTGCTCGCTTATCCTTTATCCCGGCCGACGATGCCGTGCCGGGGAACCGCGACCTTTCTGGTGTTCTTCACAATGCTTTTCCACGGCGGGCTTGTCTCCTTCTATCTGGTCTATACCGATCTGCTCTCGGTTAAAAATACGATCTGGGCGCTGATGCTGCCGAATCTGTTGACCAACGGCTTCTTTATTCTTTTGATGAGAAGCTTCTTCCAGACCTCCATTCCGGCCCCGATTATCGAATCCTCCTACATCGACGGCGCCAACGACTTCAAGATCTTCGTCCGGATGGTGCTGCCGCTCTCGCTTCCGATCCTGGCGACCATCGGCTTGATGACGCTCATCTCCTATTGGAACGATTGGATGAACGGACTTATCTTTATTACCGACACCTCGCTCTACAGCATTCAGAATCTCCTCTATCGGATGCTTGCGGACGTTCAGTATTTGCAAAACAACAACCTGAACGGAATCCAGACGAAAAGTGCCGGGATTCCCCTTACGACCGTTCGAATGGCCATTGCCGTCGTCGGCATCCTGCCGCTGCTGTGCGCGTATCCGTTCTTCCAGAAGTACTTTGTCAAAGGGTTGACGATCGGCGCAGTAAAGGGTTGATTCCGATTGTGTCCGGGAACCGCGGCCCGGTGCATGATATAGCCAAAAAAACATGGAGTGGGGGAAGTTGAATGTTCATGAATAACAAAAAGCGGGGACTCGCGCTATCCATTATGGCGGGAGTCGCGATGCTGCTAAGCGCATGCGGAGATTCCGATTCGAACGAGTCGGCGTCGTCGCACAGCTCCGGGGCATCCGCAGGGAGCAAGCCGGTTGAGCTGGTCATGACGTATCCGGCGTTCGGCGACGTCTCGGATCTTGAGTCCGTTCAGGGCGCGATCAACGAACTCGCCGCGGCCAAGATCGGAGCGACGGTCAAGCTCGTGCCGATCGGCGTGTCGAACTATGCCCAGCAGATCAATCTGATGCTGGCGGGGAACGAGAAGCTCGATCTGTTGTACGCGAGCGTGTGGTTCGGTATGGACTCGCAGGTAGCCAAAAAGCAGTTGGCGCCTCTGGACGATCTGATCCGGCAATACGGCTCGGGAATTACCGATTCGGTCGATGCCGAATTCCTCGAAGCCGGCAAGGTGAACGGGAAGCAGTACGGAATACCGAGCAACAAGGCTTACTCGCTTACGCCGAGTCTGGTGATGCGCAAGGATATCGCCGACAAGTATGGGATCACGGAAGCCTCCGTCTCCGGAATCGGCGATATCGGGCCGCTGCTCGCGACGATCAAGGCGAAGGAACCGAGTATCGTCCCGCTGGTCAGCTACTCGCTGAGCGAGACGCCGGTCAACCAGATGCTCTACGGGGATCCGATGGGCATCACGCCGGGCTCCGTCCCCTTCGGGTCGTCCGATCTTAAGCTTCAGGACGTCTACGAATCGAAGGACTACGCCGACCGCGTTGCCATCGTCAACAAATGGTATGAAGCGGGTTAT from the Cohnella hashimotonis genome contains:
- a CDS encoding amidohydrolase family protein is translated as MKQDRINGIRIGEELFDITLDAESGTIASLTLANGSSYEKSESAMDANGLMYLPTLKDWHLHLDKHFLGEPWKPLQPFLDLPDQLRFEKSLLHALPTTAAERARRLLNRLLEMGTTSIRTHVDVDPEIGLRHLEDVLQIREEFRGIFDIEVVAFPQQGLLRSNSLSVMREAMRSGADLIGGVDPAGLDREVDISLEAMFELSAEYDAGVDLHLHDPGHLGLYTIERFIDLTVASGKRGRTAVSHAYCLGQVGEAESLEIAHKLREADVAIITSVPIDSSMPRVDQLLQAGVRVGVGCDNILDAWSPFGNGDLLARGSRLAEKLRWRTNQELLLAYPLITAAPLRPRVGDRADFMLVDAMNPMHALSSAPKREAVFAGGKLVGGSWHQDGAIPLPRAQVGS
- a CDS encoding ABC transporter permease translates to MRRAMLRSEWMKLKRHWILALMIVPGMGYLVLNNYLPMVGVIIAFKNIDYSYNGLLGKIIHSEWIGFSNFEYLFQSSDAWTITRNTILYNGTFIVLTTIVAVALAILLNEVRHRFFSRLYQSVILLPYLLSMVVVSYFVLAMLNEQNGFINKQALSQLGMEPISWYTEAKYWPYILTFVHLWKTAGYLCIVYLASIVGIDAEYYEAATVDGASRIHQIRMITVPLLKPTIVVMMLLAVGQIFYADFGLFYQVPLNSGAIQPTTDVIDTYVYRGLMKFGDIGMSSAAGLYQSTVGFVLVLLTNYMVRRRNRELALF
- a CDS encoding carbohydrate ABC transporter permease, whose product is MKPSLSSQAISHALIGAAALVCFLPFLLLVSASFTDEGSIIRHGYSFLPRAFSLDAYAYLLDQSATIVRAYGISALVTAAGTAIGLAISTLLAYPLSRPTMPCRGTATFLVFFTMLFHGGLVSFYLVYTDLLSVKNTIWALMLPNLLTNGFFILLMRSFFQTSIPAPIIESSYIDGANDFKIFVRMVLPLSLPILATIGLMTLISYWNDWMNGLIFITDTSLYSIQNLLYRMLADVQYLQNNNLNGIQTKSAGIPLTTVRMAIAVVGILPLLCAYPFFQKYFVKGLTIGAVKG
- a CDS encoding ABC transporter substrate-binding protein, whose amino-acid sequence is MNNKKRGLALSIMAGVAMLLSACGDSDSNESASSHSSGASAGSKPVELVMTYPAFGDVSDLESVQGAINELAAAKIGATVKLVPIGVSNYAQQINLMLAGNEKLDLLYASVWFGMDSQVAKKQLAPLDDLIRQYGSGITDSVDAEFLEAGKVNGKQYGIPSNKAYSLTPSLVMRKDIADKYGITEASVSGIGDIGPLLATIKAKEPSIVPLVSYSLSETPVNQMLYGDPMGITPGSVPFGSSDLKLQDVYESKDYADRVAIVNKWYEAGYLSKDVATTQESGPSLLKAGKGFAFIRNINDCYSEQLSAGTEVICAPLNAPYITRNSVASNLMSISQNSKNPEMAMKFLNLLYTDKDIVNLFTNGIEGKHYVKSGDAVIAKPAGQTGTGYDSNQTVVGNNFLSYVWEGTDPNIWTATKERNANAVKSQAMGFSFDMDAVKNEITAVSNVSNQYSLFLETGVSPPEKLQEFVGKLKDAGIEKIIAEKQKQLDEWLKL